In Elaeis guineensis isolate ETL-2024a chromosome 1, EG11, whole genome shotgun sequence, a genomic segment contains:
- the LOC105038913 gene encoding large ribosomal subunit protein eL31 — translation MVEKASKGRKEEVVTREYTINLHKRLHGCTFKKMAPKAIKEIRKFAQKSMGTTDVRIDVKLNKHLWSRGIRGVPRRVRVRIARKRNEEEDAKEELYSLVTVAEVPPEGLKGLGTKIVEEAD, via the exons ATGGTAGAGAAGGCGAGCAAGGGGCGCAAGGAGGAGGTGGTCACGAGGGAGTACACCATCAATCTCCACAAACGCCTCCATGGATG CACTTTTAAGAAGATGGCTCCGAAGGCCATTAAGGAGATAAGAAAGTTCGCGCAGAAGTCAATGGGCACGACGGATGTCAGGATTGATGTGAAGCTCAACAAGCATCTCTGGAGCAGGGGGATCCGAGGCGTGCCGAGACGGGTCCGTGTGAGGATTGCCCGCAAAAGGAACGAGGAGGAGGATGCAAAAGAAGAGCTCTACTCTTTGGTTACTGTTGCCGAGGTTCCTCCCGAAGGTTTAAAGGGGTTAGGAACCAAGATTGTTGAGGAAGCAGATTGA